One region of uncultured Sulfurimonas sp. genomic DNA includes:
- the rhuM gene encoding RhuM family protein, producing MSDVIVYSDGELELNVSVDDDTIWLSQMQISELFDTSTDNISLHIKNIYKEKELDESSTVEDFSVVRQEGNRSVKRNIKHYNLDIIISVGYRVSSLKATKFRQWATSVLKNYVQNGYAINTHKLTQQRLSSLEDDLANIKLHIKKNTLEIKQGLFYDGQIFDAYAFISNLVKSAKTSIVLIDNYIDDSTLTLFSKNSSIKFTIYTQSIPKQLQLDIKKYNKQYNNLATKTTKKFHDRFLIIDDEVFHFGASLKDLGNKIFAVNKMGISKDDIMKGI from the coding sequence ATGTCTGATGTGATAGTGTATAGTGATGGAGAACTAGAGCTAAATGTTTCAGTAGATGATGATACTATTTGGCTTAGTCAAATGCAAATATCTGAATTATTTGATACAAGTACAGATAACATAAGTTTGCACATAAAAAATATTTACAAAGAAAAAGAATTGGATGAAAGCTCAACTGTCGAGGATTTCTCGGTAGTTCGCCAAGAGGGTAACAGAAGTGTAAAAAGAAATATCAAACACTATAATTTAGATATTATTATTTCTGTTGGATATAGAGTGAGTTCTTTAAAAGCTACCAAGTTCAGGCAATGGGCGACATCGGTACTTAAAAACTATGTCCAAAATGGCTATGCTATCAATACCCACAAACTAACACAACAGAGGCTATCTTCACTTGAAGATGATTTAGCCAATATAAAATTACATATTAAAAAAAATACTTTAGAAATCAAACAAGGTCTGTTTTATGATGGACAAATATTTGATGCTTACGCTTTTATATCAAACTTGGTTAAAAGTGCAAAAACCTCAATTGTTTTAATAGATAATTATATAGATGACTCAACACTAACTCTGTTTTCAAAAAATTCAAGCATTAAGTTTACTATTTATACCCAAAGTATTCCCAAGCAACTGCAACTCGATATTAAAAAGTACAACAAACAATACAATAATCTAGCTACTAAAACTACAAAAAAATTTCATGATAGGTTTTTAATAATAGATGACGAAGTGTTTCATTTTGGAGCAAGTTTAAAAGATTTAGGAAATAAAATTTTTGCAGTTAATAAGATGGGTATATCTAAAGATGACATAATGAAAGGCATATAG
- a CDS encoding anhydro-N-acetylmuramic acid kinase — translation MSELYIGVMSGTSMDGIDIALCEIDETHCTLKASAEFLFPTDLKTQILNIINNSTTLEEIGIVDNKLGHLFADAINDFIKKESLDSKSIRAIGLHGQTLWHAPDADNPFSMQLGDANVVCAKTNIQVVADFRRMDIANGGQGAPFAPAFHQEVFKNLNKKTAVLNIGGMANLTILSEELRGWDSGCGNVLMDYWSLVNTDADYDKDAVFALKGKVNEELLESFLSDVYFKKLPPKSTGREYFNPTWLSNHLPLFDTIKAEDIQRTLLELTAKSISIDANKTDAKLLIVCGGGAKNPLLMQRLKELCKAEVKISDEFGVSSQYMEAMAFAWLAYKRVHNEKVKLSSVTGAKKDSILGGIYG, via the coding sequence ATGAGTGAGTTATATATCGGTGTTATGTCTGGAACAAGCATGGATGGCATCGACATTGCTCTTTGTGAGATAGATGAGACTCATTGCACGCTTAAAGCTTCTGCTGAGTTTTTATTTCCAACTGATTTAAAGACTCAAATTTTAAACATTATAAACAACTCAACTACGCTTGAAGAAATTGGAATTGTAGATAATAAGCTTGGACATCTTTTTGCAGATGCTATAAATGATTTTATAAAAAAAGAGTCTTTAGATTCTAAGAGTATTAGAGCCATTGGTTTGCATGGTCAAACACTTTGGCATGCTCCAGATGCTGATAATCCTTTCTCGATGCAACTCGGAGATGCGAATGTTGTATGTGCAAAAACAAACATTCAAGTTGTAGCTGATTTTAGAAGAATGGACATAGCAAATGGAGGGCAAGGTGCACCTTTTGCTCCAGCTTTTCATCAAGAAGTATTTAAAAACTTAAATAAAAAAACTGCTGTTTTAAATATTGGAGGGATGGCAAATCTTACTATCTTAAGCGAAGAGTTAAGAGGTTGGGACAGCGGATGCGGGAATGTTTTAATGGATTATTGGAGTTTGGTTAACACAGATGCAGATTATGACAAAGATGCTGTTTTTGCTCTAAAAGGTAAAGTGAATGAAGAACTTTTAGAGAGTTTTTTAAGCGATGTATATTTTAAAAAGCTTCCGCCAAAAAGCACAGGTCGTGAATACTTTAACCCTACTTGGCTATCAAACCATCTTCCACTTTTTGACACCATAAAAGCAGAAGACATCCAACGAACCCTGCTTGAACTAACAGCAAAGAGCATCTCCATAGATGCTAACAAAACAGATGCCAAGCTTCTAATAGTCTGCGGTGGTGGAGCTAAAAACCCACTTCTGATGCAAAGACTAAAAGAACTCTGCAAGGCAGAAGTAAAGATAAGTGATGAGTTTGGAGTTAGTAGCCAATACATGGAAGCAATGGCTTTTGCTTGGCTTGCTTACAAAAGAGTCCACAATGAAAAAGTGAAACTCTCATCTGTAACTGGTGCTAAAAAAGACTCTATTTTAGGTGGGATATATGGATAA
- a CDS encoding sodium:solute symporter, with protein MQSSFSSLDWSVFLSYFLILGITSYLLAKNKITTSREYFVSANSMPMFAVAISVLATSQSAATFLGAPEFSYKHDFTFIGFYFSALLAVIFVAYILIPKFYAMRAVTVYELLESRYGESAKKQAGIMFLVGRVLASGARLYIGALAISMILFGDIIFLHVFISIVILILGALVYTYFGGIKSVILSDIIQAITYVGAGLVVLVFLYSSLDSVDIMQVLSENNKLRVFDTSLDGKFSIIGLLSGWLLLNIAAFGMDQDMTQRVLSCKNKEDAAKSLIVSILLTIPVVLLFLAIGALLFVFYHQANVVQSFDGENITIFMYYILNEMPDGLRGLVTVGAIAAALSSTNSVLGAMASVAIEDLYKPWKLKQGKVDEMHFVDASRKAVIFFAIVLSVMAVVSYFWQRYSELSLISFALGVMAFAYTGLLGVFFSAIFTNRGNSKLVPFALIGGFLTVLSLQPYTFGISLGFSWQIVIGTIVAFGIMQLKISEAVNE; from the coding sequence ATGCAGAGTAGTTTTTCTTCTCTTGACTGGTCTGTATTTCTCTCTTATTTTCTCATTCTTGGCATCACTTCATACCTCTTAGCTAAAAACAAAATAACGACTTCAAGAGAGTACTTTGTAAGTGCAAACTCTATGCCGATGTTTGCTGTTGCTATCTCAGTTTTGGCAACTTCACAATCTGCCGCAACTTTTTTAGGCGCTCCTGAATTTTCATATAAACATGATTTTACATTTATAGGTTTTTACTTTTCAGCTTTACTTGCTGTCATCTTTGTGGCGTATATTCTTATACCAAAGTTTTATGCGATGCGGGCAGTTACAGTTTACGAACTCTTAGAATCAAGATACGGTGAGAGTGCAAAAAAACAAGCAGGAATCATGTTTTTAGTCGGTCGTGTTCTTGCAAGCGGAGCAAGGCTTTACATCGGTGCTTTGGCTATTTCTATGATTTTGTTTGGAGATATTATCTTTTTACATGTTTTTATCTCTATTGTTATCTTAATACTAGGCGCTTTGGTTTATACATATTTTGGCGGTATAAAGTCAGTCATCTTAAGTGACATCATTCAAGCCATAACCTATGTCGGAGCAGGTCTTGTTGTTCTTGTTTTTCTCTACTCCTCTCTTGATAGTGTGGACATTATGCAAGTGTTAAGTGAAAATAACAAGCTTCGTGTTTTTGATACTTCATTAGATGGTAAGTTTAGTATTATCGGTCTTCTTAGCGGTTGGCTACTTCTAAATATTGCCGCTTTTGGGATGGACCAAGATATGACACAAAGAGTTCTAAGTTGCAAAAACAAAGAAGATGCTGCAAAGTCGCTTATAGTCTCAATTTTGCTTACAATTCCCGTAGTTTTACTCTTTTTAGCCATCGGTGCCCTACTCTTTGTTTTTTACCATCAAGCAAATGTTGTGCAGAGTTTTGATGGAGAAAACATCACCATTTTTATGTATTACATTTTAAACGAGATGCCAGACGGACTTCGCGGTTTAGTAACTGTCGGAGCAATTGCCGCAGCACTCTCAAGCACAAACTCTGTTTTAGGAGCTATGGCTTCTGTTGCCATTGAAGACCTATACAAACCATGGAAGTTAAAACAAGGCAAAGTGGATGAGATGCACTTTGTAGATGCTTCACGAAAAGCAGTCATATTTTTCGCAATAGTTCTCTCAGTCATGGCAGTTGTTAGTTACTTTTGGCAAAGATATAGTGAGCTTTCTTTGATTAGCTTCGCTCTAGGTGTTATGGCATTTGCATACACAGGTCTTTTAGGTGTTTTCTTCTCAGCTATTTTTACAAACAGAGGCAACTCTAAACTTGTTCCTTTTGCACTCATAGGCGGTTTCTTAACTGTCCTATCTCTTCAACCCTACACCTTTGGCATCTCTCTTGGTTTTTCGTGGCAGATAGTTATTGGGACGATTGTTGCTTTTGGGATTATGCAGTTAAAAATAAGTGAGGCAGTTAATGAGTGA
- a CDS encoding glycoside hydrolase family 3 N-terminal domain-containing protein: protein MKYILILLLAILTLDANEDELKKQIGRMLVVGFENEQIDKNSKIVKNIQKYELGGVILFDSFYDDKAKTKNISSPAQLQELTKKLKSFSKKPLLISIDQEGGKVARLKPKYGFDKIPSAKEISKLSLQDAKEIYKTQAKMLKQNSLNCDFAPVVDLALNTKNKVITGLERSYGTSASKVTQYAKIFIDSLREQNVISVLKHFPGHGSSLDDSHKGFVDISKTWSKKELEPYQNLINSKDVDMIMTAHVFNSQLDAKYPATLSYNVNTKLLRQKMGFKGVVISDDLQMKAISKHYTLKETVTKAINSGVDILLFANQLASNNVDELVEVIYSQVKNGAISKKRILESNRRIENLHTKNSIIYRPIDFTKKRIDMTKAYIKQHYGLDAKEITIEPKIIVLHWTAVMDFEDCFTRLKGDTLYSDRGDIADAGALNVSAHFLVARDGTITQLMRDDFMARHVIGLNYSSIGIENVGGEGNVKDDLTDAQVDANIKLVKYLKAKYPNIEYLIGHHEYMDMEKNPLWLEKDAEYRTKKADPGDRFMSSVREKVEYLKLKKP, encoded by the coding sequence ATGAAATATATTTTAATACTTTTACTCGCTATTTTAACCCTAGATGCAAATGAAGATGAACTTAAAAAACAAATAGGTCGGATGCTTGTTGTTGGTTTTGAAAATGAACAGATAGATAAAAACTCCAAAATCGTAAAAAACATTCAAAAGTATGAGCTTGGCGGAGTGATTTTGTTTGATAGTTTTTATGATGATAAAGCTAAAACAAAAAACATAAGCTCCCCTGCCCAGCTTCAAGAACTTACTAAAAAATTAAAATCTTTTTCTAAAAAACCGCTACTTATTTCCATAGACCAAGAGGGTGGAAAAGTCGCACGTCTAAAACCAAAATATGGATTTGATAAAATACCTTCTGCAAAAGAAATCTCAAAACTTTCACTCCAAGATGCAAAAGAGATTTACAAAACCCAAGCAAAGATGCTAAAACAAAACTCTCTAAACTGCGACTTTGCTCCCGTAGTTGACTTAGCTCTGAATACAAAAAACAAAGTAATCACAGGACTTGAACGCTCTTATGGAACTTCAGCATCTAAAGTAACACAATACGCAAAAATATTTATAGACTCTTTGAGAGAGCAAAATGTTATAAGTGTTTTAAAGCATTTTCCAGGACACGGTTCTTCTTTGGATGATTCACACAAAGGTTTTGTAGATATTTCAAAGACTTGGAGCAAAAAAGAGTTAGAACCATATCAAAACCTTATAAACTCAAAAGATGTAGATATGATAATGACAGCTCATGTTTTTAACTCACAACTAGATGCTAAGTATCCAGCAACGCTTTCTTACAATGTAAACACAAAACTGCTTCGCCAAAAGATGGGTTTTAAAGGTGTAGTTATTAGTGATGACTTACAGATGAAAGCCATCTCAAAACACTACACGCTTAAAGAAACAGTTACAAAAGCCATAAATTCAGGTGTAGATATACTTCTTTTTGCAAATCAGTTAGCATCTAACAATGTGGATGAATTGGTTGAAGTAATCTACTCGCAAGTAAAAAATGGTGCAATTTCTAAAAAAAGAATCTTAGAATCAAATAGACGCATAGAAAATCTTCATACAAAAAACTCTATCATTTACAGACCAATTGATTTTACTAAAAAACGCATAGATATGACTAAAGCATACATCAAACAACATTACGGCTTAGATGCAAAAGAGATAACAATAGAGCCAAAAATCATTGTTCTTCACTGGACGGCTGTTATGGACTTTGAAGATTGTTTTACAAGACTAAAAGGCGACACTCTTTATAGCGATAGAGGAGATATAGCAGATGCTGGAGCACTCAATGTGTCTGCTCATTTTTTAGTAGCTCGTGATGGAACAATTACACAACTTATGAGAGATGATTTTATGGCAAGGCATGTTATAGGGCTTAATTACTCTAGTATCGGCATAGAAAATGTTGGCGGTGAGGGAAATGTAAAAGATGACTTAACAGATGCTCAAGTAGATGCAAACATAAAACTTGTGAAATATCTAAAAGCAAAATATCCAAACATCGAGTACCTCATCGGTCATCATGAATATATGGATATGGAAAAAAATCCACTTTGGTTAGAAAAAGATGCAGAGTATAGGACTAAAAAAGCTGACCCTGGAGATAGATTTATGTCTAGTGTTAGAGAAAAAGTAGAATATTTAAAGCTAAAGAAACCGTAG
- a CDS encoding N-acetylmuramate alpha-1-phosphate uridylyltransferase MurU, with the protein MKAMILCAGRGERMRPLTDTLPKPLLEVKGKPLLVWHLEKLAKCGFKDVVINIAHLGFMIPDKIGDGSHWNLNITYSDEQDEGALESAGGIIKALRLLGDKPFLVVNGDVFCEYDFNASFDLKDKLAHLILVPNPQHNLKGDFGLQDSLILNEANEKHTFSGIGYYNPKLFSKVKYGKSALAPLLRDAIQSKEVSGELFKKIWHDIGTPQRLKNINMKDTNND; encoded by the coding sequence ATGAAAGCGATGATATTGTGTGCAGGTCGTGGAGAGAGAATGCGACCGCTTACTGACACTCTGCCAAAACCACTTTTAGAAGTAAAAGGCAAGCCTTTGTTAGTTTGGCATCTAGAGAAACTTGCAAAATGTGGTTTTAAAGATGTGGTTATAAATATTGCACATCTTGGCTTCATGATACCCGATAAAATCGGCGATGGTTCGCATTGGAATCTAAACATAACTTACTCAGATGAGCAAGATGAGGGAGCTTTAGAGAGTGCGGGAGGGATTATAAAAGCTTTGAGACTTTTAGGGGATAAGCCTTTTTTAGTTGTCAATGGTGATGTTTTTTGTGAGTATGATTTTAATGCTAGTTTTGACTTAAAAGACAAGTTGGCTCATCTTATTTTAGTGCCAAATCCACAGCATAATCTAAAGGGGGATTTTGGGCTTCAAGACTCTCTTATTTTAAATGAAGCGAATGAAAAACACACATTTTCTGGCATCGGATATTATAATCCCAAACTTTTTTCTAAAGTAAAATATGGAAAATCAGCCTTAGCTCCATTACTGCGAGATGCAATACAATCTAAAGAAGTTAGTGGCGAGTTGTTTAAAAAGATATGGCATGATATTGGAACACCTCAAAGACTAAAAAATATAAATATGAAAGATACAAATAATGATTAA
- a CDS encoding phosphotransferase — protein MDKIKAWINTTPYKNFEITVASADASFRKYYRLIDADKTVILMDSSLEKDSLAPFLDVTQRLLDVGVNAPKILEINLEDGFLIIEDFGNTLYLNSLDAKNYKTLYSKAIDVIVTMQNADAKNLPLYDKAFLHFEMDLMREWYLEKNLKVTLSDVQKSIIENALETISDVVLSQPQGVFVHRDYHSRNIMLTSRDEIGVIDYQDAMNGAVTYDLVSLLKDCYIAYDRQEIEKLALQFRDKKALDASDAEFLKWFDFMGMQRHIKVLGIFSRLYLRDGKDGYLKDIPLTLKYTIDAASRYEETRELAKLLKELQ, from the coding sequence ATGGATAAAATAAAAGCGTGGATAAATACAACACCTTATAAAAACTTTGAAATTACAGTGGCATCTGCAGATGCTAGTTTTAGGAAATATTATAGACTTATAGATGCTGACAAAACAGTTATTTTAATGGATTCTTCACTAGAGAAAGATTCACTTGCTCCTTTTTTGGATGTGACTCAAAGACTTTTAGATGTTGGGGTGAATGCTCCTAAAATTTTAGAGATAAATCTTGAAGATGGATTTTTGATTATTGAAGATTTTGGGAATACTCTTTACTTAAATAGCTTAGATGCGAAGAACTATAAAACACTTTACTCAAAAGCGATAGATGTCATTGTAACTATGCAAAATGCAGATGCAAAGAACTTGCCACTTTATGACAAAGCTTTTTTACATTTTGAGATGGACTTGATGAGGGAGTGGTATTTGGAGAAAAATCTAAAAGTAACTCTTAGTGATGTTCAAAAAAGCATCATAGAAAATGCGCTAGAGACAATCTCAGATGTAGTTCTTTCTCAACCTCAAGGCGTGTTTGTTCACCGTGATTATCACTCAAGAAATATTATGCTGACATCTCGTGATGAGATAGGTGTGATTGACTATCAAGATGCTATGAATGGGGCTGTTACTTATGATTTGGTTTCACTTTTAAAAGATTGCTACATCGCTTATGATAGACAAGAGATAGAAAAACTTGCTTTGCAATTTCGTGATAAAAAGGCTCTTGATGCAAGTGATGCAGAATTTTTAAAATGGTTTGACTTTATGGGGATGCAAAGACATATAAAAGTGCTTGGCATCTTCTCTCGTCTTTATCTTCGTGATGGAAAAGACGGTTACCTCAAAGATATTCCGCTTACTCTAAAGTACACCATAGATGCAGCATCTAGATATGAAGAGACTAGAGAGTTAGCAAAACTTTTAAAAGAGTTACAATGA